The window CCATTTCAGTAAATGTAAATATAAACGAGTGATTTGACTCAGCAAAGCACGACGTTCTGAGCGTCCCAAGCTTTCTAATTCCTCGGCAATATTTTCAAGATCAAGGCTGTCGAATTGGCGCGATCGCAGTAGGTTAGTCTGCTGCTGAATCCAGCCATAAAAGTCGGTGTTATAGGAAATAGGAGGATCGGTAGCCATAGCATTAACAGCATCAAAGGGTTACATTTCGCCCTGGGTTGCGATCGCGCACGTCAGCCCAGGGATCATCGTCACTCCAAGAGTCCCAATCAATGGTGCTGCGCCACTGTTGAAGGCGTTCCCAGAAAGTAGGAACAGGTTGGACTGATCGCCCCAGGAGCGATCGCACTAGCTGCCAAATCAGGGCGAGGCGATCGCGCCAAGAGAGTTTCTCGGCTTGTTTGCTCAGGATTTGCCACGTCACCATACTCGATCGCCTCCTATTGCCTTAATCCAATTATCGCTGGAGGTTCCTTCGCCGCTAGCTCGACAGTGCGCACAACTTATTTCCTTGCCAAGGAGCTTCTTTAGGACGTGCCCTGAGGTTTTCCTTGAAATAGACGGACGTACCTGATTGACGCGCCTGTAATAGTAAGCTTTCAACCCATGCCCACTCGGGTTGAAACTCAGGGCCGTGACTTGTTCTGCTTTGACCGCCAACAGCAATCATGTCGAACATTTCTAGGCTACTGAATTGCAGAGGCTCAAGCATTGGCTCAATAGATAGCCATTTCACCGTTGCTTCGATATTCCTAAAGGACTTTTCAGCCAAGGCCACCCTGGCTTGGGTATCAACAGTTGTGCCAACCCAAACATTTGCCGGGAAGCCTCCCAAGCGATCATTGATTTCTTGCAATCGTTGGGGAAACTTGGTCAGGAATAGGAAATTCCATTCTGGTGCAGAACGAACTGAATCGAAAACTTTGAGAATCCACTCTTCAGGAACCCACTTGCCGAATAAATCAGCCATGGAACAAGTAAAAACGTTCTTGGCAAAGACTTGAGCATCTTCTAGCTTGACCCGTCTTTTCTTGGCTTCAATCTTGATCTTTTCTGAAGAGAAAGGACGAGTGTTCTTTGGGGCATTCAGGCGATCAGGGTAGAACGTAGGTTCAAACTTTGTTTCATAGAACCGATTGGCAATGTCGCGAGCGTAGCAATACGGGCAACCATGCCAGCATCCGGTAACTGGGTTCCACGTCCACCAGGCCCAGTCAACCATCTCATTTGTTGTATTAAAAACTGATTTTTTAGATGAGTTATGAATGATGTAAATCTTGTTTCCATTCTCTGTAATAATTTCCTCCTTGATTTTCTCCTCTTCGGTCTGACTTAATGACTGAGAATTATCCATGATTGTTTTTCCACATGAATTGCTGATACTAAGATTTATGGGAATAGAAAAAGCTGCTTATTTTTTCTTAGTCGAATAATATCGCTCCGTTCAATTTCCCTGGATCTTGTAGATTTACCGTTTCGTATGATTTCAAAGTCGTTTTCCTGGCGCTTGATATTTAGATACTTGATGTAATGGTTTGTATTGGCAGGATTTTTCTCCATAGTCAAGGAGCATAACTCTCTGAATGAGAGACCATCAGCAAACTCCCATACAATTCTCTCAAGATCATCATCTAATTTTTCGATGCAGAACTCCTCACTAGTCTTGCTGATATCAAATTGCAGTTCAAATTGATTTTCTTGGTAGAAGTCAGATGTTCGAAATCCAAATCCATACATTTCAAAGTAGTATTGATAATCAAGCGTGTTTTCTTTCCAAAAGCTCTCCTTAATGACTTCGAGTGCTCTCAGGTTGTTTGACATATGAATTAGGTAGTACATTACACGAGTTGTCAACCCGCGTGGAATCATTGAGAAGGTAAAAACGTACTTGGCCTTTCCTCTATCCCGGAACAAGCGCATGGATTCATTTCTTAGATAACACTGATGTCCAGTTTCTCCAACTTTAGAAGAGCTAGCTTCTTCATAGTAGCCATCAGCTTCTAAAACTTTGTAGAAGCTATCATAGCTTGACTTGGATTTGAGTTCTTCAATAAAACGTGCAATGAAATCAATCATATAGGTGTATATGATCTCTGATTTTGATAGTAAATTTATCTTTCTAATACTAGCCATTGAGACATCAGACCATCCAAAAGGATCCAAAAAGAACAAGGAATGTCCCTTTCTAGCTTGAACTTGTATCAAGATTGAATTTATGAGATCTTCAAACTCTCCTTGAAGAAATTGACAATTATTTTTGACAAACTCATCATCAATTCCTGATTGAGGAATTGAGAAGTTCTTAAGGCACTCTAAATGCTTTTCTTTAGAATCAATGAAGATATACTTTACATCGATAGGGTATTGTCGTTGAGACTTTTGACAGCCTCTTTCAACTGCTTTAATTAGTCGTATGGGCGATCCTTCGCAAAGTTGACCTGTTTCTGGATCGCGATACATGCCGCCTCCACAGAAACCATCTATAAACGTGAAAGTGTCTAGTCCTCTTCTTGCTTTGCCATAGAGCGTCCAAACCAAGTTTTCAACATACTCTTCCAAGATCTGATGCTTGGCCCTGGTATGTGGTTCAAGGTTGGGCAGTACTTGTCCATCACGACTCCACGAGGACTGACTTGATGAGTTACTCATAGTCAATTGAATTATGTACTAAATATATAAGATAATACCTCTTGGAGAGCTTAGCAATTAATTTGAGCAAATTGATTAGCCTGCTTCATTACACTTGGTATCTACACCCCAATCGTTCGTGACGATCGCTCGCTTGCAACTGACCCCTGCGATCCTAGACTGTTAAGCACGATCGCCGATGCTCGGCATCCACGCTACAGCGCTCGCAGGAGACAGAACACACCATGCTCGAAGCTTATCGCCAACAGGTTGCAGAACGCGGTCAACTGGGCATCCCCCCCTTGCCCCTCGATGCCGCCCAAACCAGTGACCTGTGTAAGCTGCTGGAAACCCCGCCCGCTGGGGAAGAAGAATTTTTGATGCACTTGCTGTGCGATCGCGTGCCTCCCGGTGTGGATGAGGCGGCCTATGTGAAAGCGTCGTTCCTGACCGCGATCGCCCAAGGAGAAACCACCAGCCCCCTGATCACCCCCCAAGGCGCAGTCGCCATCCTGGGGCAAATGGTCGGTGGCTACAACGTGCAATCCCTGGTCAGTCTGCTGAAAGCGAAGGACGCGGGCATTGCCCAAGCCGCCGCCACCGCCCTCAGCAAAATTACGTTGGCCTTTGATGCGTTCAACGACGTGCTGGAACTGTCGGAGCGCAACCCCTACGCCAAACAGACGATCGACGCTTGGGCTAACGCCGCTTGGTTCATCAGCAAGCCAAAGCTGGCTGAGGCGATCACCGTCACGGTGCTGAAAGTGCCCGGCGAAACCAACACCGATGACCTTTCGCCCGCCACCCACGCCACCACCCGCCCC is drawn from Limnothrix sp. FACHB-406 and contains these coding sequences:
- the tcmP gene encoding three-Cys-motif partner protein TcmP — encoded protein: MSNSSSQSSWSRDGQVLPNLEPHTRAKHQILEEYVENLVWTLYGKARRGLDTFTFIDGFCGGGMYRDPETGQLCEGSPIRLIKAVERGCQKSQRQYPIDVKYIFIDSKEKHLECLKNFSIPQSGIDDEFVKNNCQFLQGEFEDLINSILIQVQARKGHSLFFLDPFGWSDVSMASIRKINLLSKSEIIYTYMIDFIARFIEELKSKSSYDSFYKVLEADGYYEEASSSKVGETGHQCYLRNESMRLFRDRGKAKYVFTFSMIPRGLTTRVMYYLIHMSNNLRALEVIKESFWKENTLDYQYYFEMYGFGFRTSDFYQENQFELQFDISKTSEEFCIEKLDDDLERIVWEFADGLSFRELCSLTMEKNPANTNHYIKYLNIKRQENDFEIIRNGKSTRSREIERSDIIRLRKNKQLFLFP
- a CDS encoding DUF5131 family protein yields the protein MDNSQSLSQTEEEKIKEEIITENGNKIYIIHNSSKKSVFNTTNEMVDWAWWTWNPVTGCWHGCPYCYARDIANRFYETKFEPTFYPDRLNAPKNTRPFSSEKIKIEAKKRRVKLEDAQVFAKNVFTCSMADLFGKWVPEEWILKVFDSVRSAPEWNFLFLTKFPQRLQEINDRLGGFPANVWVGTTVDTQARVALAEKSFRNIEATVKWLSIEPMLEPLQFSSLEMFDMIAVGGQSRTSHGPEFQPEWAWVESLLLQARQSGTSVYFKENLRARPKEAPWQGNKLCALSS